In Schistocerca piceifrons isolate TAMUIC-IGC-003096 chromosome 9, iqSchPice1.1, whole genome shotgun sequence, the following proteins share a genomic window:
- the LOC124717008 gene encoding zinc finger protein 470-like, whose product MKRCELLHSCNVCHKTFTRRGSLKTHFRVHTGERPYICVICDKSFTNSSALKMHSRLHTGERPYICDVCNKTFTQSAHLKHHSQVHTGERSDTCAICNKTFTKTSHLKMHMQLHTGERPYMCSICNKTFIEKSQLKRHSRLHTGDSPYICNVCNKTFTENSQLKRHSRLHTGKSPYFCDVCNKTFTHSSTLKQHLQLHTGERPYSCAICNKTFTNNGALKQHLRLHSGERPYICTVCNKTFTQSNHLKEHSQLHTGERAYTCGICNKMFTQKSQLKRHSKRHTGERPYVCGVCNKTFVENSQLKQHSRVHTRKAS is encoded by the coding sequence ATGAAGAGATGTGAACTTCTTCATTCGTGCAATGTGTGTCACAAAACATTTACAAGGCGTGGCAGTTTGAAGACACACTTTCGTGTGCACACTGGTGAACGCCCATACATCTGTGTCATTTGCGACAAGTCATTCACAAATAGTAGTGCACTGAAGATGCACTCACGGTTGCACACAGGCGAACGTCCTTACATCTGCGACGTTTGCAACAAGACATTCACACAAAGTGCTCATCTGAAGCATCATTCGCAAGTGCACACTGGCGAACGCTCAGACACCTGTGCTATCTGCAACAAGACTTTCACCAAAACTAGTCACCTGAAGATGCACATGCAGTTGCACACTGGTGAACGTCCATATATGTGTAGTATTTGCAACAAGACATTCATAGAAAAAAGTCAACTGAAGCGGCATTCACGGTTGCACACTGGTGACAGTCCCTACATCTGTAACGTTTGCAACAAGACGTTCACAGAAAATAGTCAACTTAAGCGACATTCACGGTTGCACACTGGCAAAAGTCCTTATTTCTGTGACGTTTGTAACAAGACTTTCACGCACAGTAGTACACTAAAGCAACATTTGCAGCTGCACACAGGTGAACGCCCTTACAGCTGTGCCATTTGCAACAAGACTTTCACAAACAATGGCGCATTGAAACAGCATTTGCGGTTGCACAGTGGCGAGCGTCCCTACATATGTACAGTTTGCAATAAGACGTTCACACAAAGTAATCACCTGAAGGAGCATTCACAGTTGCACACCGGCGAACGTGCATACACTTGTGGTATCTGCAACAAGATGTTCACACAAAAAAGTCAACTGAAGAGGCATTCTAAGCGGCACACTGGTGAACGCCCATATGTCTGTGGCGTTTGCAACAAGACATTCGTAGAAAATAGTCAACTGAAGCAGCATTCACGAGTACACACTCGCAAGGCCTCATAG